A single window of Polyodon spathula isolate WHYD16114869_AA chromosome 2, ASM1765450v1, whole genome shotgun sequence DNA harbors:
- the LOC121301472 gene encoding N-acylethanolamine-hydrolyzing acid amidase-like isoform X1, which produces MLLLWSAVLLGFSRFGDADFSPPQFNISLDQPPEERWLPLMKHFDGALMRKAAAQVIDSTVPKWVHHAVEPIAAALEEFFPQPYAGEIRGVAAGFGLSIGDVVLLNFAYETTAFCTSIVTQDTKGNIYHGRNLDYQHDDILRNITVDVQFIKNGQVAYKGTTFVGLVGLWTGQSSNNFTVSGNERAQGHWWENAFAAFLLKNTPVSWLMRNTLEDAEDFEDAVMKLTKVPIIADVYYIVAGARPNEGVVVTRNREGPADIWPLDPQNGRWYQVETNYDHWTTPPPFDDRRTPAIKALNATGQENINLDTLFKVLSVKPTLNSITIYTTVMSAAFPEMYRTEVRKKT; this is translated from the exons ATGTTGTTACTGTGGTCGGCGGTTCTGCTCGGCTTTAGCCGGTTCGGAGATGCAGACTTTTCTCCTCCACAGTTTAATATTAGTTTGGATCAGCCGCCGGAAGAGAGATGGTTACCACTGATGAAACATTTTGATGGAGCTTTGATGAGGAAAGCTGCAGCTCAAGTCATAGA ttCTACGGTTCCAAAGTGGGTTCATCATGCCGTGGAGCCGATAGCAGCTGCGCTAGAGGAGTTCTTCCCACAGCCCTATGCGGGAGAGATCCGTGGAGTGGCCGCAGGCTTCGGACTGAGCATTGGGGACGTTGTTCTCTTGAATTTCGCCTACGAGACCACAGC GTTCTGCACCAGTATTGTTACTCAGGATACTAAAGGAAACATTTACCATGGCAGGAACCTGGATTACCAACATGATGATATTCTGAGAAATATTACAGTTGATGTCCAGTTTATAAAAAATGGACAG GTGGCTTACAAAGGAACGACATTCGTTGGCTTAGTAGGCCTATGGACTGGACAGAGTTCCAACAATTTCACAGTTTCTGGAAATGAACGTG cCCAGGGCCATTGGTGGGAGAATGCGTTTGCTGCATTTCTGCTGAAAAATACTCCTGTCAGCTGGCTTATGAGAAAT ACTCTTGAGGATGCTGAAGACTTTGAGGATGCAGTAATGAAACTGACCAAGGTCCCCATCATTGCAGATGTATATTACATCGTCGCAGGTGCCAGACCTAACGAAGGAGTGGTGGTGACCAGAAACAGGGAAGGACCTGCTGATATCTGGCCTCTTGATCCTCAAAATGGACG CTGGTACCAAGTAGAGACAAACTACGACCACTGGACCACCCCTCCTCCGTTTGATGACCGAAG GACTCCTGCCATCAAGGCACTCAATGCTACTGGGCAAGAGAATATCAATTTGGATActctttttaaa gtaTTGTCTGTGAAGCCAACCCTCAACAG TATCACCATTTATACAACTGTCATGAGTGCAGCTTTCCCAGAAATGTACCGGACGGAAGTTAGAAAGAAAACATAG
- the LOC121301472 gene encoding N-acylethanolamine-hydrolyzing acid amidase-like isoform X2 yields MLLLWSAVLLGFSRFGDADFSPPQFNISLDQPPEERWLPLMKHFDGALMRKAAAQVIDSTVPKWVHHAVEPIAAALEEFFPQPYAGEIRGVAAGFGLSIGDVVLLNFAYETTAFCTSIVTQDTKGNIYHGRNLDYQHDDILRNITVDVQFIKNGQVAYKGTTFVGLVGLWTGQSSNNFTVSGNERAQGHWWENAFAAFLLKNTPVSWLMRNTLEDAEDFEDAVMKLTKVPIIADVYYIVAGARPNEGVVVTRNREGPADIWPLDPQNGRWYQVETNYDHWTTPPPFDDRRTPAIKALNATGQENINLDTLFKVLSVKPTLNRSLSRPDE; encoded by the exons ATGTTGTTACTGTGGTCGGCGGTTCTGCTCGGCTTTAGCCGGTTCGGAGATGCAGACTTTTCTCCTCCACAGTTTAATATTAGTTTGGATCAGCCGCCGGAAGAGAGATGGTTACCACTGATGAAACATTTTGATGGAGCTTTGATGAGGAAAGCTGCAGCTCAAGTCATAGA ttCTACGGTTCCAAAGTGGGTTCATCATGCCGTGGAGCCGATAGCAGCTGCGCTAGAGGAGTTCTTCCCACAGCCCTATGCGGGAGAGATCCGTGGAGTGGCCGCAGGCTTCGGACTGAGCATTGGGGACGTTGTTCTCTTGAATTTCGCCTACGAGACCACAGC GTTCTGCACCAGTATTGTTACTCAGGATACTAAAGGAAACATTTACCATGGCAGGAACCTGGATTACCAACATGATGATATTCTGAGAAATATTACAGTTGATGTCCAGTTTATAAAAAATGGACAG GTGGCTTACAAAGGAACGACATTCGTTGGCTTAGTAGGCCTATGGACTGGACAGAGTTCCAACAATTTCACAGTTTCTGGAAATGAACGTG cCCAGGGCCATTGGTGGGAGAATGCGTTTGCTGCATTTCTGCTGAAAAATACTCCTGTCAGCTGGCTTATGAGAAAT ACTCTTGAGGATGCTGAAGACTTTGAGGATGCAGTAATGAAACTGACCAAGGTCCCCATCATTGCAGATGTATATTACATCGTCGCAGGTGCCAGACCTAACGAAGGAGTGGTGGTGACCAGAAACAGGGAAGGACCTGCTGATATCTGGCCTCTTGATCCTCAAAATGGACG CTGGTACCAAGTAGAGACAAACTACGACCACTGGACCACCCCTCCTCCGTTTGATGACCGAAG GACTCCTGCCATCAAGGCACTCAATGCTACTGGGCAAGAGAATATCAATTTGGATActctttttaaa gtaTTGTCTGTGAAGCCAACCCTCAACAG
- the LOC121301472 gene encoding N-acylethanolamine-hydrolyzing acid amidase-like isoform X3, with translation MLLLWSAVLLGFSRFGDADFSPPQFNISLDQPPEERWLPLMKHFDGALMRKAAAQVIDSTVPKWVHHAVEPIAAALEEFFPQPYAGEIRGVAAGFGLSIGDVVLLNFAYETTAFCTSIVTQDTKGNIYHGRNLDYQHDDILRNITVDVQFIKNGQVAYKGTTFVGLVGLWTGQSSNNFTVSGNERAQGHWWENAFAAFLLKNTPVSWLMRNTLEDAEDFEDAVMKLTKVPIIADVYYIVAGARPNEGVVVTRNREGPADIWPLDPQNGRWYQVETNYDHWTTPPPFDDRRYCL, from the exons ATGTTGTTACTGTGGTCGGCGGTTCTGCTCGGCTTTAGCCGGTTCGGAGATGCAGACTTTTCTCCTCCACAGTTTAATATTAGTTTGGATCAGCCGCCGGAAGAGAGATGGTTACCACTGATGAAACATTTTGATGGAGCTTTGATGAGGAAAGCTGCAGCTCAAGTCATAGA ttCTACGGTTCCAAAGTGGGTTCATCATGCCGTGGAGCCGATAGCAGCTGCGCTAGAGGAGTTCTTCCCACAGCCCTATGCGGGAGAGATCCGTGGAGTGGCCGCAGGCTTCGGACTGAGCATTGGGGACGTTGTTCTCTTGAATTTCGCCTACGAGACCACAGC GTTCTGCACCAGTATTGTTACTCAGGATACTAAAGGAAACATTTACCATGGCAGGAACCTGGATTACCAACATGATGATATTCTGAGAAATATTACAGTTGATGTCCAGTTTATAAAAAATGGACAG GTGGCTTACAAAGGAACGACATTCGTTGGCTTAGTAGGCCTATGGACTGGACAGAGTTCCAACAATTTCACAGTTTCTGGAAATGAACGTG cCCAGGGCCATTGGTGGGAGAATGCGTTTGCTGCATTTCTGCTGAAAAATACTCCTGTCAGCTGGCTTATGAGAAAT ACTCTTGAGGATGCTGAAGACTTTGAGGATGCAGTAATGAAACTGACCAAGGTCCCCATCATTGCAGATGTATATTACATCGTCGCAGGTGCCAGACCTAACGAAGGAGTGGTGGTGACCAGAAACAGGGAAGGACCTGCTGATATCTGGCCTCTTGATCCTCAAAATGGACG CTGGTACCAAGTAGAGACAAACTACGACCACTGGACCACCCCTCCTCCGTTTGATGACCGAAG gtaTTGTCTGTGA
- the LOC121301493 gene encoding protein SDA1 homolog, translating into MSGRNNNKLPTNLPQLQNLIKRDPQSYTEEFLQQYRHYQSNVQIFKLQPDKPNKELAELVMFLAQVGHCYREQLTNFPQELKELLFCHHTVLAHDLRMTFCKALILLRNKDLLNPTSLLELFFELLRCHDKLLRKTLYIHIVTDIKNINAKHKNNKVNTTLQNFMYTMLRDSNAVAAKISLDVMMELYKRNIWNDAKTVNVITTATFSKVSKIIQPVMMTIANNFVTDRNSGEVMTVGINAIKELTGRCPLAMTEDLLQDLAQYKGHKDKNVMMSARALIQLFRTLNPKMLHKRDRGKPTEASIEAKIPGYGELESKDYIPGAEVLEVEQEEVADEEGWESASMSEEEDDGEWIDVQHSSDEMQQEVAETLKGITEEEKKAKAAAVTVSRLLTQEDFKKIRLAQMAKEVNAAPGKGQKRKNVDSDDESRGELLTLRDIEYLHKKPKSDKETRLATAMAGRTERSEFGKKRGKLNPYASTTNKDKKKHKSFMMMRYSQNVRTKNKRSFRDKQVALRDALLKKKRMHMK; encoded by the exons ATGTCGGGAAGAAATAACAACAAACTACCCACCAATCTGCCACAATTGCAGAATTTAATCAAAAGAGACCCACAGTCCTACACGGAAGAg TTTCTGCAGCAGTATAGGCACTACCAATCCAATGTGCAGATCTTCAAGCTTCAGCCGGACAAGCCAAACAAGGAACTGGCTGAACTAGTCATGTTTTTGGCTCAG GTTGGACACTGCTATCGAGAGCAGCTCACCAACTTTCCCCAGGAGCTGAAGGAGCTGCTTTTCTGCCACCACACAGTCTTAGCGCATGACCTGCGAATG ACTTTCTGTAAAGCCCTGATTTTGTTGAGAAACAAAGACCTCCTAAACCCCACAAGCTTGCTGGAACTCTTCTTTGAGCTTCTGCGATGTCATGACAAGCTTCTTAGAAAG ACCTTGTATATCCATATTGTGACTGACATCAAGAATATCAATgcaaaacataagaacaacaaaGTTAACACA ACTTTACAGAACTTCATGTACACCATGCTAAGAGACAGCAATGCAGTTGCTGCAAAGATCTCACTTGATGTAATGATGGAGCTTTACAAGAGAAACATCTG GAATGATGCCAAAACTGTCAATGTCATAACAACAGCAACCTTCTCAAAAGTGTCAAAG ATTATCCAGCCAGTGATGATGACCATAGCAAACAATTTTGTCACAGACCGAAACTCTGGAGAGGTTATGACAGTGGG GATCAATGCCATCAAGGAGTTGACTGGCAGGTGTCCCCTCGCCATGACAGAGGACCTTCTGCAGGACCTCGCGCAGTATAAAGGACATAAAGATAAAA ATGTAATGATGTCTGCAAGAGCTCTGATACAGCTTTTCAGAACTTTGAATCCCAAGATGTTACACAAAAGGGACAGG GGTAAGCCTACTGAAGCTTCAATAGAAGCCAAGATTCCTGGCTATGGAGAATTGGAATCTAAAGACTACATTCCTGGGGCAGAAGTACTGGAGGTCGAACAAGAGGAGGTCGCTGATGAAG agGGATGGGAGAGTGCCAGTATGAGCGAGGAAGAGGACGATGGAGAGTGGATCGATGTGCAGCATTCCTCGGATGAAATGCAGCAGGAAGTG GCTGAAACATTAAAGGGCATTACTGAAGAGGAGAAAAAAGCTAAAGCAGCCGCTGTCACTGTGAGCAGGCTTCTAACACAAGAGGATTTCAAGAAAATCCGCCTCGCTCAAATGGCCAAAGAGGTGAATGCTGCCCCTGGAAAAGGTCAGAAGAGAAAGAATGTGGATAGTGACGACGAAAGCAG aGGGGAACTGCTTACTTTGAGAGATATTGAGTATCTGCATAAGAAACCCAAATCTGACAAGGAAACAAGACTGGCAACCGCAATG GCTGGAAGAACCGAAAGGAGTGAATTTGGGAAGAAAAGGGGAAAACTGAATCCCTACGCCAGCACCACTAACAAGGACAAGAAGAAGCATAAGAGTTTCATGATGATGAGATACAGCCAGAATGTTCGGACTAAAAACAAGCGCTCCTTTAGAGATAAGCAG gttgCTCTCCGTGATGCgctcctgaaaaagaaaagaatgcatATGAAATAA